Proteins found in one Herbiconiux sp. A18JL235 genomic segment:
- a CDS encoding SMP-30/gluconolactonase/LRE family protein, translated as MRAEQLTDSITYHGEGAVWHEGWGGLKLVDMLAGDVLTIGADGGVDRLHTGSPVACVVRPRASGGFVVVTEREFTLWNAAGENEWASEPVVEEGLRFNEGTCDPAGRLLCGTLAYGIVEGAASMYRLEVDGDDRAVTRLFGGLTISNGLGFTADGSRAYYADTPTQRVDVFQVGADASLGVRRPWVVVPKETGSPDGLCVDSAGGVWVALWGGSAVHHYDADGVLDEVVEVPGVTQVTSCTLGGPDLRTLYITTSREGLPAHAEPAAGAVFAAPAATPGVPTLEFAG; from the coding sequence ATGCGAGCAGAGCAGCTGACCGACTCCATCACCTACCACGGCGAGGGCGCCGTGTGGCACGAGGGGTGGGGCGGGCTGAAGCTCGTCGACATGCTCGCGGGCGACGTGCTGACGATCGGGGCCGACGGCGGCGTCGACCGGCTGCACACCGGGTCGCCGGTGGCGTGCGTGGTGCGGCCGCGAGCATCCGGGGGCTTCGTCGTAGTGACCGAGCGCGAGTTCACCCTGTGGAACGCGGCGGGGGAGAATGAGTGGGCCTCTGAGCCCGTCGTCGAGGAGGGACTGCGCTTCAACGAGGGCACCTGCGACCCGGCCGGGCGGCTTCTGTGCGGCACCCTCGCCTACGGCATCGTCGAGGGGGCGGCGAGCATGTACCGGCTCGAGGTAGACGGCGACGACCGTGCGGTCACCCGCCTGTTCGGCGGCCTCACCATCTCGAACGGTCTCGGCTTCACCGCCGACGGCTCCCGCGCCTACTACGCCGACACCCCGACCCAGCGGGTCGACGTGTTCCAGGTGGGCGCCGACGCCTCACTCGGTGTGCGCCGGCCGTGGGTCGTCGTCCCGAAGGAGACGGGAAGCCCCGACGGGCTCTGCGTCGATTCCGCGGGCGGGGTGTGGGTCGCTCTCTGGGGCGGCTCCGCGGTGCACCACTACGACGCCGACGGGGTGCTCGACGAGGTGGTGGAGGTGCCGGGCGTCACCCAGGTCACCTCGTGCACCCTCGGCGGCCCCGACCTCCGCACCCTCTACATCACCACCTCCCGCGAGGGCCTCCCCGCCCACGCCGAGCCCGCGGCGGGCGCCGTGTTCGCCGCCCCCGCCGCCACCCCCGGGGTTCCCACGCTCGAGTTCGCGGGCTGA